From the Primulina tabacum isolate GXHZ01 chromosome 15, ASM2559414v2, whole genome shotgun sequence genome, one window contains:
- the LOC142525849 gene encoding uncharacterized protein LOC142525849, with amino-acid sequence MTSLFNGIYNKVHSKLGSGCNDADILVKVHEEWMTEPKNKNKPFKYEHVWRILAECQKFAPQSVDHRGMKKKKTSASGEYTSSSNPKMSVDEDEERSCNRPIGQKAAKRKGKNKLAAYEELKESIDKNMEEFTAYTQQKLEEIRSHNRTREYQILMKDTTAMTLEQLRIHVHMCDEIKKKWGI; translated from the coding sequence ATGACGTCGTTGTTTAATGGAATATACAATAAAGTTCATAGTAAATTGGGAAGTGGTTGCAACGACGCTGATATACTCGTAAAGGTGCATGAAGAGTGGATGACTGAGCCAAAGAACAAAAACAAACCGTTCAAGTATGAGCATGTGTGGAGGATTCTTGCAGAGTGCCAGAAGTTTGCTCCACAATCAGTCGATCATCGtggaatgaagaagaaaaaaacttCTGCTTCAGGGGAATACACGTCCTCTTCAAATCCAAAGATGAGTGTTGACGAAGATGAAGAGCGAAGTTGCAATCGACCAATTGGGCAAAAAGCGGCAAAAAGAAAGGGAAAAAACAAATTAGCAGCATACGAAGAGTTGAAAGAAAGCATTGACAAAAATATGGAGGAATTTACTGCCTACACGCAACAAAAATTGGAGGAAATCAGATCTCACAACCGAACACGTGAATATCAAATCCTTATGAAAGATACTACTGCAATGACACTAGAGCAACTTCGTATTCACGTTCATATGTGTGACGAAATTAAAAAGAAATGGGGCATTTAG